In the genome of Anabaena cylindrica PCC 7122, the window TTTTTTTATGGGCGGGCAGGATGCCCACCCCACAAGAGATGTATAAATTGTAAGAAAAGATAGTAAAGGATATAATTTTCTGTTTAGAAGATGGGAAATATAAATTAAGGGCAGGCAGGATGCCTACCCCACAAGAAACAAAGAAAAATAAAAAATTGTTTTTCTGGTATGGAAGAAGCAAGGTTAAAAATTTACCAAAGGACATTACCTCATTGGGAGTTAGATGGGGCAAGTTATTTTATTACTTTTAATACTTGGGAAAAGTTGGAACTTAGTCCAGAAGCAAGGGAAATAGTTTTTAATTCTTGTCTATTTTTTAATAACCAAAGATATGAGATTTTTGTTTTGGTGGTGATGACAGATCATGTCCATATCCTCATGCAGCCATTACTAAAGTCTGAAAATGAGTATTGGTCACTCAGCAGTATTATGAATAGTATCAAAGGTTATAGTGCTAAACAAATTACCAAGGTGATGAAACATATAGGTACTGTTTGGCAAGATGAGCGATATGACAGAATTGTTAGAAATGAAGATGAGTTTCAAGCATATTGGCAATATATCAGGCAAAATCCTGTAGAAGCAGGACTGTCAACAACTCCAGAAGATTACCCTTATTTCTGGCAAACCTCATAATCCCAATTATTACATCCTCTCTTGTGGGGTGGGCATCCTGCCCGCCCTTTGTAATAAATAACAAGATTAAGCTAATTTAAGTATTAGCACAATTTATACTGTAATAATTGGAAGTGAGAGACGGTTATGACTGAAAGCACAAATAAAGCAAATGCTGGAGTTAATCGAGAAGAAGCTAAAAGTATTCTCGATAGATTCTTAAATAATGAAAATTATAGAGTTTTAGCTGTCAAGGGAAAATGGGGTATTGGAAAAACCCATTTAGTACAAACCTTTTTAGATGAACATAAAGAAGGATATTATTTGTATGCTTCTGTTTTTGGTATTTCTTCAATTGAACAATTAAAAGCAAGGTTAATAGCTAATTACAAAAATAATCTAAAGTCTGATAATCAATCTTCTCAAAGAAAAACTGAATTAGTTATTAATTCTGCCAATAAATATATAACTAACCTGAGTTCGATGTAAATAAAAAGTCTAAAAGTGGGTAACAGCAATGGTTCTGTCAATAAATATTGGCTATTGAGAATTAAAGGTTACGCCAAAAAGTTCTCAAAAAATTAATTTTTTGAAATGTATTTACTATTAGGTAATATTGATATTTAATTGGTAATTAAGCTAATAAAACTGGTAAGTTTTCAATTTCATTTTCATCAAATCTTAAAGAAGGTTTTTTGGGTTGCCAAGTATAAGCAATTAAAGCAGCAACAACATTAACCATGAAATTAGTAACACTTCGATGTCGAGAATGAGCAAGTTGTGAAATATTCTTGAGTTGGTCATTAACAGTTTCAATTAAAGAGCGTTTTCGGAGCATTAATTTCTCCTCAAGGGACAATAGCTTATTCCGCATATTTTTCTTAAAAGGAGTGATTAGTTTGAGTCCATTAGACCAAAGTTCAATCCAGAGTTTTTGAGAAATATATCCTTTGTCTCCAAATATTTTCCCAAATAAGTTCTTAGTCAAAGTGGGAACAGGTTTTCGGTCATCTGTATTTCCAGGAGTAATTTGAAACGCAAGTAACTCTCCTTGATCATTAATAATCAAATGAAGTTTAAACCCAAAATACCAACAAATAGAACTTTTCCCCCAGCCAGCTAAATCTTTAAAGACCTTATTTGTCTTGGCTCTTTTAGAATGACAAATGGGAATAGAGGTACTATCAATAAAACTTATACCTGTATTGAGTCCTTTTCGTGTATTCAGATAATACATCAACGGAATTAAAGCATTTGGCATTAATTCAACAAATCTTTGATAACTCACTAAATTGGGAAATTCACCTTGGCAATATTTGAAGATATGCTTCAGGTAATAATCTTTAAAATTGCGGTAACTAGAGCGATAAAAATACACAATTATTGCCATAATTTCACTTAGACATAATCGGCTGGGTCTAATTCTTTTTTTTATTTGGGATGGGATAAGTTGAGCTTGAAATATTGGCTCAAAATAGGTACAAAAATCATCAATTTCACAGAAAATAGTTTCTAATTCCATGAGTTATAATCATTAATGTTCTTTAATTAAACCTATTCTATTGTCCCTAATTTGAGGTACTTTGAGTTTGTATTCAAATAGTATTCGTAATATAAATTTAGATTTTGTTATGAAAATTTACTTAAATCTAGGCTGGTTTCCTATTAATTCTCAATAATTAAGGTTTATTGAGAATATGGGATCTCTCCAGAAAAGCCTCTAACCCTTTTGAATACTCATTTTTAGCTGATTTTTTTACATCGAACTCAGGTTATAACTAATACTTTTGAATGGTTCAAGCGTATTGTGCCAAGATTAGAGAAAACTCCAAAACTAGACTTATCATTGTCAGAAAATTTTTCTATTCCAATAGCAGGATCGTTAATTTCTATCGCTGGTGATTTAGCACTTGAGATACTTTTTAATTTAAACATTAGAGAAAATTCAATTATATGTATTGATGACCTTGAAAGAAAATCTAAACTACCTCTAGAAGAGATACTTGGGTTTGCTGAGTATCTAGTGCAAGAGCGTAAATGCAAAATTGTTCTAATTTATAATGAAGATAATTTAGCAGAAATAGATAAAAAAGCCTTAAATGATTATCGAGAAAAAGTAATTGATAGAGAATTTACACTTAATCCAACAGTAGAAGAAAACTTAGACTTCATATTTAAAGACTATCCTGATATAGAGGTAATTAAATCAGTATTAATAAATGCTGGTACAAATAATATTCGAGTTATACGCAAAACTCAATGGCTTATTGATGAACTTATTCCCTTTATGAAAAATTGGGAGGTTAGTTTACGTCATCAAATTATTAGAAATAGTATTGTCATAAATTTATCGAAGCTTGATACTGAATTTCGTGATAAATTTCCTAATATTAAAGATATTAAATCTACTTTGTCAATAGATCCATTGGAATATATGGGAACAGATCAAAGGGCTAATGAGATCGCAAAATCTCAACTGGCACAAGATAAAATTAAAGCTATACAAAGACAACAATTAGTAAATAGATATTTTGGTTACATTGATTTAGAAGAAGTAGATGAACTTATAATCCAGTTGGTTGAGACATCGTTATCTAAATCTGCTGAGTTGAAATTTATTGAAAAAGGTGATATTCTCAACCAAAAAGAAAAAATAAATCATATTTTAGAAAAATTCAATGAGCTTTCAAATAAACTTTACAGATCCAAATACTATGAGTCATTCGCAGATAATGAGCAAGATATTATTAATGGAATCGTTACTTTCCTAAAAGAGAACTATCTTCAATTGAGCATTCTCCAATTTGAACAAGTTGAGGGATTTACATCAATCTTGGGACTTGATATTTCTGAATACGAAAAACCTCTATTAGAAACAATATTAAAGAAAATTTTTGAACAGAATTATTATGATAATTTAAGTGGCTTTACAAATAAACTGAGTAAATATCCTGATTTGGAAGAAGCCTTCAAGGATAAGATTAAGGAATATCAGCAAACATTAGATATTACTACCGTCTTGAAAAATGTAATTAATGCTGATTACTCTTCAAGATCACCTAGACTACAACAAGATATTGAATTTTTAAAGAGTCGTACTGTTGATGAATATTGTCAATGGCTTGAACAAGGCCATCCTGAATTACTTGATATGGTTCGATGGTTTCTCCATTCTGGTTATCAGCCTGCATCTAAAAACTTAGAACAAGCTATTCGCATATTAGCTGAATGTAGCAAGATAAATAAAATTAGAGCCAAGTTTATTTACGACATAGATATAGATAATCCTACTAATAATCATCCTCAAAATTAATTGTTGAAAAGACTTTTTATTCAACTTGTATAATTAGGGCGGGCAGGATGCCCACCCCACAAGAGTTTTGTGAAATTTGGATTTGCACATTAGATATTAAGTGGCTTACTAAGTGGTTATTATACTCATCCAAAGAGCGATCGCACTTCTAGCTCACTTCTAGGGTGTTCTGAAATAGAATTGCTATACATCTACAGGATGCTGCCCATAATAGGGTAAAGCCTCTGACCAATCAGGATGTTTACCTTGTTGCCAATCTAAATAAGCTAATTCTAAAATACTTGTAACAGTTGCAGCTAATCCAGATGTAGCTTTAATGATTTGATATTCAGTATGCCAATTTGCTAAGGTTTCCTGCCATGCTTCAGGTGTGAAGACTGTATCTGCTAATAAAGCAGTAATTCCCAAATCAGCAGCAGGTTGATAAATAGCCCCGAAAACTTGCCCCCGTTGTGCTGGCATTTCCACCGCAATCACATCTTGTGATTGTTGATTTTTCTTCAACTCTGTCCAAGCTACAGCGGCTAAAGTGGAAACTGCAAATACGGGAATTTCTAACTGTTGTCCTAAAGTGCGCGCAGTAACAACTCCAATACGACTGCCTGTAAAACCACCAGGGCCTTTAGCAACGGCAATAAAAGCCAAATCTGTCCAGGTTTGGGGTTTAATCAGGTCTATTAAATATTGATGTATTAAGCTGGATACGTCACGTCCTAAATTCCAAACATTGGCGCGGGTATCGTCAGCAAAGTTACTAATTACCAAACCTAATTCGGGCGTAGTTGTATGCAGTGCTAAAGCGTATTTTGTGGTCGGGAGATGTGCTAATTGAGTTATCAAAGTAAATATAGATTTTGAGAATATGAAAAGGTTAATTTTGCCCAAATTAACAGTTTACAATTTTACCACTTTAAAATACATAAAATACAAAAAGAAACTTCAAATATGTTATGGAGACGTTACCATCAGGGAAGTTTCCGCTACATGAAACGCCTCTACAAAGTTGCAAGCTGCCCAAATCCAAAATCTAAAATTCACGTTGGTACTAATTCACCGGGACGCAATTTAGCCCATTTACCCATTTCTTTTTTAAAACTGAGACAACCGACAACATCCCATTCCATTTCAATGATTTCGTCTTTTGTGCGAATATTGACATTGATGGAAGGTTCACTGGGATCAAAATCTGGGGTTTCGGTCAAGTGAGGCTGTTGGTGCTGTGCTTCTACGGCATTGTAGGTTAAACAGCGGTCTACATAGTGGCAATTCACGCAAATACACATAATAGAACCAACTCCAGGAAGCTTTATAGTTAATGTAACCTACGCGGAAATGTTAAGCATTAGTTGCGGGGTTGATTTTTATCACTGATTTAATGGATTTTATGGAATGAAGGATCTTTGATTTAACAGATTTAAGGATTTCACGGAATGAATATAATGGATGATTTAGCCGTTTCTCTTCTAGCTGCCGAAAATTGGCCTTTTAGCCTGGAATTTTTGCCACAAGATGCTTACATGGTTGGTGGTGCTGTGAGAGATGCGATTTTAGGCAGAAGTCGAGAATATTTAGATTTAGATTTTATTATCCCAGATGATGCGGTGAAAGTTGCCAGTGATATTGCTCGTTATTATCAAGCTGGTTTTGTTCTCTTAGATGCAGAAAGAAAAATTGCCCGTGTGGTGTTTCCCCATGCTACAGCCGATTTTGCCCAACAGGAAGGTGATAGTTTAATCACGGATTTGCATAGAAGAGATTTTACAATTAATGCGATCGCCTATCATCCCCATACCCGACAAATAATTGACCCCCTCCACGGCTGTGCAGACATAGCAGCGGGTATCTTACGCATGATATCACCCAAAAATCTCCAAGACGATCCTTTGCGGTTAATGCGGGCATATCGTCAAGCTGCCCAACTTGGGTTTATAATAGAAGCAACAACCCAAAAGACAATTCGCACCT includes:
- a CDS encoding REP-associated tyrosine transposase, with the protein product MEEARLKIYQRTLPHWELDGASYFITFNTWEKLELSPEAREIVFNSCLFFNNQRYEIFVLVVMTDHVHILMQPLLKSENEYWSLSSIMNSIKGYSAKQITKVMKHIGTVWQDERYDRIVRNEDEFQAYWQYIRQNPVEAGLSTTPEDYPYFWQTS
- a CDS encoding P-loop NTPase fold protein, whose amino-acid sequence is MTESTNKANAGVNREEAKSILDRFLNNENYRVLAVKGKWGIGKTHLVQTFLDEHKEGYYLYASVFGISSIEQLKARLIANYKNNLKSDNQSSQRKTELVINSANKYITNLSSM
- a CDS encoding IS982 family transposase — its product is MELETIFCEIDDFCTYFEPIFQAQLIPSQIKKRIRPSRLCLSEIMAIIVYFYRSSYRNFKDYYLKHIFKYCQGEFPNLVSYQRFVELMPNALIPLMYYLNTRKGLNTGISFIDSTSIPICHSKRAKTNKVFKDLAGWGKSSICWYFGFKLHLIINDQGELLAFQITPGNTDDRKPVPTLTKNLFGKIFGDKGYISQKLWIELWSNGLKLITPFKKNMRNKLLSLEEKLMLRKRSLIETVNDQLKNISQLAHSRHRSVTNFMVNVVAALIAYTWQPKKPSLRFDENEIENLPVLLA
- a CDS encoding P-loop NTPase fold protein, translating into MPRLEKTPKLDLSLSENFSIPIAGSLISIAGDLALEILFNLNIRENSIICIDDLERKSKLPLEEILGFAEYLVQERKCKIVLIYNEDNLAEIDKKALNDYREKVIDREFTLNPTVEENLDFIFKDYPDIEVIKSVLINAGTNNIRVIRKTQWLIDELIPFMKNWEVSLRHQIIRNSIVINLSKLDTEFRDKFPNIKDIKSTLSIDPLEYMGTDQRANEIAKSQLAQDKIKAIQRQQLVNRYFGYIDLEEVDELIIQLVETSLSKSAELKFIEKGDILNQKEKINHILEKFNELSNKLYRSKYYESFADNEQDIINGIVTFLKENYLQLSILQFEQVEGFTSILGLDISEYEKPLLETILKKIFEQNYYDNLSGFTNKLSKYPDLEEAFKDKIKEYQQTLDITTVLKNVINADYSSRSPRLQQDIEFLKSRTVDEYCQWLEQGHPELLDMVRWFLHSGYQPASKNLEQAIRILAECSKINKIRAKFIYDIDIDNPTNNHPQN
- the tsaB gene encoding tRNA (adenosine(37)-N6)-threonylcarbamoyltransferase complex dimerization subunit type 1 TsaB; the protein is MITQLAHLPTTKYALALHTTTPELGLVISNFADDTRANVWNLGRDVSSLIHQYLIDLIKPQTWTDLAFIAVAKGPGGFTGSRIGVVTARTLGQQLEIPVFAVSTLAAVAWTELKKNQQSQDVIAVEMPAQRGQVFGAIYQPAADLGITALLADTVFTPEAWQETLANWHTEYQIIKATSGLAATVTSILELAYLDWQQGKHPDWSEALPYYGQHPVDV
- a CDS encoding Ycf34 family protein; its protein translation is MCICVNCHYVDRCLTYNAVEAQHQQPHLTETPDFDPSEPSINVNIRTKDEIIEMEWDVVGCLSFKKEMGKWAKLRPGELVPT